In the Peptoclostridium acidaminophilum DSM 3953 genome, one interval contains:
- a CDS encoding ABC transporter substrate-binding protein, whose amino-acid sequence MKKMKKIALLVVALMMVFSMVGCSQKTSQEQEGSKQLSKLEQIKADGKLVVGTSASYPPYEFHKEIDGKDEIVGFDIEIAKEIAKDLGVELEIKDMKFEGLLAALNAGKIDIIIAGMTPTEERKASVDFSKVYYVATQSIIVQADKAESFKTMDDLASMVIGVQKGTTQEQIAKDLIPEQQIKGLGRVADVVLELKNGKIDGVLVESPVATAYVKRNADLAVSAINLETGDSGSAIAIKKGGEDLIAEIDKTLDRLIGEGKIDEFVAAATELNDN is encoded by the coding sequence ATGAAAAAGATGAAAAAAATAGCGCTGCTTGTAGTTGCGCTAATGATGGTATTTTCAATGGTGGGATGTTCGCAAAAGACATCTCAGGAGCAGGAGGGCTCAAAGCAGCTGAGCAAGCTTGAACAAATCAAAGCAGACGGCAAGCTTGTTGTTGGAACAAGCGCTTCATACCCTCCGTACGAGTTCCACAAGGAAATAGACGGCAAGGACGAGATAGTGGGCTTTGACATCGAGATTGCCAAGGAAATAGCCAAAGATCTTGGAGTAGAGCTGGAGATCAAGGACATGAAGTTTGAAGGGCTGCTTGCAGCGCTTAACGCCGGCAAGATAGACATCATAATAGCAGGTATGACTCCAACTGAGGAGAGAAAAGCGAGCGTTGATTTTTCAAAGGTGTACTATGTGGCGACTCAGTCAATAATAGTACAAGCTGACAAGGCTGAATCTTTCAAGACAATGGATGACCTTGCGAGCATGGTCATAGGAGTTCAAAAGGGAACTACACAGGAGCAGATTGCCAAGGATTTGATTCCTGAGCAGCAGATAAAAGGACTTGGCAGAGTTGCCGATGTTGTGCTTGAACTCAAAAACGGCAAAATAGACGGAGTGCTTGTTGAAAGCCCTGTTGCAACTGCATATGTAAAGAGAAATGCAGATCTTGCAGTCTCAGCAATAAATCTTGAAACTGGAGACAGCGGCTCGGCGATAGCAATCAAAAAAGGCGGCGAGGATCTTATTGCAGAAATAGACAAGACTCTTGACAGGCTTATTGGCGAAGGTAAAATTGATGAGTTTGTAGCGGCAGCTACAGAACTAAACGACAATTAA
- a CDS encoding argininosuccinate synthase, protein MKEKVVLAYSGGLDTSIIIPWLKENYDLDIVAACINVGQEDDMEQVEKKAIKSGAVKVYVENVVEEFVKDYVFPSIKANAVYEDKYLMGTSIARPLIAKKLVEIAKKEGAKYIAHGCTGKGNDQVRFETTMAALAPEIKVIAPWRIWDIESREDAIDYANAKGIEIPVTKEKIYSRDMNLMHISHEGGAIEDPKNEQPQDLYLMTRTLEEAKDEPTYVEIYFEKGIPTKLDGKELSPASLLAELNKIGGENGIGVTDILENRLVGMKSRGIYETPGATILMSAHKDLEHLCLDKMTYQYKQMISLKYAELVYNGTWFCSLKEAMDAFIDKTQETVTGWVKLKLYKGNIVFAGMDSPYALYEHSISSFGASDFYNQKDATGFINLFNLPFKIEAMMKSKDEK, encoded by the coding sequence ATGAAGGAAAAAGTTGTTCTTGCGTATTCAGGAGGTCTTGACACATCTATAATAATTCCATGGCTAAAGGAGAACTACGACCTGGATATAGTGGCAGCATGCATAAACGTAGGACAGGAAGACGACATGGAGCAGGTTGAGAAGAAGGCCATAAAATCAGGCGCAGTCAAGGTATACGTTGAAAACGTGGTTGAGGAGTTCGTAAAGGACTATGTGTTCCCGTCAATAAAGGCAAATGCCGTATATGAAGACAAGTATCTTATGGGAACTTCAATAGCAAGACCGCTAATAGCCAAAAAGCTTGTTGAGATAGCAAAGAAAGAGGGAGCGAAGTATATAGCTCACGGCTGCACGGGAAAAGGAAACGACCAGGTTAGATTCGAAACTACAATGGCGGCGCTTGCTCCCGAAATAAAGGTAATAGCCCCTTGGAGAATATGGGACATAGAGTCAAGAGAAGACGCGATAGACTATGCAAATGCAAAGGGCATAGAAATACCTGTAACTAAGGAAAAGATATATTCAAGGGACATGAACCTTATGCATATAAGCCACGAAGGCGGAGCAATAGAAGATCCAAAGAATGAGCAGCCACAGGATCTCTACCTTATGACAAGAACTCTTGAAGAGGCAAAGGATGAGCCTACTTATGTAGAAATATACTTTGAAAAAGGAATACCAACAAAGCTTGATGGAAAAGAGCTAAGCCCTGCATCGCTGCTTGCCGAGCTAAACAAGATTGGCGGAGAAAATGGAATAGGCGTTACAGACATACTTGAGAACAGACTTGTAGGTATGAAATCAAGAGGAATATATGAGACTCCTGGTGCTACTATACTAATGAGCGCACACAAGGATCTTGAGCACCTTTGCCTTGATAAGATGACGTATCAGTACAAGCAGATGATCTCTCTAAAATATGCGGAGCTTGTATACAACGGCACATGGTTCTGCAGCCTCAAGGAGGCAATGGACGCCTTCATAGACAAGACACAGGAGACAGTTACAGGCTGGGTTAAGCTCAAGCTTTACAAGGGCAACATTGTATTTGCAGGAATGGATTCTCCTTACGCGCTCTACGAGCACAGCATATCTTCATTTGGAGCGAGCGATTTCTACAACCAGAAGGATGCAACAGGCTTCATCAACCTGTTCAATCTGCCATTCAAGATAGAAGCCATGATGAAAAGCAAGGATGAAAAATAA
- the argH gene encoding argininosuccinate lyase — protein MKLWGGRFKQEESKLMEDFNSSLSFDKRLYREDVKGSIAHVSMLVKSGILKKEEGKVISDGLAGLLEDIEAGRLEIGGDYEDIHSFMESNLIKRIGDLGKKLHTARSRNDQVAVDMRMFAKDNAKMLEGELQELLDTIKKLADANNVIMPGYTHLQRAQVVTFKHHMMAYYSMFSRDKKRIANAIEILDESPLGCCALAGTTYDIDRKHTAKELGFKKPVENFMDGVSDRDYLLELCSCFSIIMMHMSRLSEELILWSSQEFKFINMSDEFSTGSSIMPQKKNPDAAELIRGKTGRVYGSLISLLTTIKGLPLAYNKDMQEDKEQFFDSLDTVTACIRVMSGMLSTLKVNSENMKKAVKYGFLNATEVADYLVNKGVAFRDAHGIVGEIVIYCEDKGCAIEELSLDEFKRFNPVFENDIFEFIDYDNILKKGIKKYL, from the coding sequence ATGAAGCTATGGGGTGGAAGATTTAAACAAGAAGAGAGCAAGCTGATGGAGGACTTCAACAGTTCGCTTTCATTCGACAAGAGGCTCTATAGAGAGGATGTAAAAGGCAGCATAGCCCATGTCAGCATGCTCGTAAAATCAGGAATACTCAAGAAGGAAGAGGGCAAGGTTATATCAGACGGCCTTGCCGGACTTCTGGAAGACATAGAAGCTGGCAGGCTTGAAATAGGCGGAGACTATGAAGATATCCACTCTTTCATGGAGTCAAACCTTATAAAGAGGATAGGCGATCTTGGAAAGAAGCTGCACACTGCAAGATCGAGAAACGACCAGGTAGCAGTAGATATGAGGATGTTTGCAAAGGATAATGCAAAAATGCTCGAAGGCGAGCTCCAGGAGCTGCTTGATACAATCAAAAAGCTTGCGGATGCCAACAACGTCATAATGCCAGGCTACACTCACCTTCAAAGGGCACAGGTTGTTACATTCAAGCATCACATGATGGCATATTACAGTATGTTCTCGCGTGACAAGAAAAGGATAGCGAATGCTATCGAGATTCTTGACGAAAGCCCGCTTGGATGCTGCGCGCTTGCCGGCACGACATACGACATTGACAGAAAGCACACGGCCAAGGAGCTGGGTTTCAAAAAGCCGGTAGAAAACTTCATGGACGGAGTGAGCGACAGGGATTACCTGCTTGAGCTGTGCTCTTGCTTTTCGATAATAATGATGCATATGAGCAGACTCAGCGAAGAGCTCATACTCTGGAGCAGCCAGGAGTTCAAGTTCATAAACATGTCAGACGAGTTTTCAACAGGCAGCAGCATAATGCCTCAGAAGAAAAATCCGGACGCAGCCGAGCTGATAAGAGGAAAGACCGGCAGGGTGTATGGAAGCCTTATATCGCTCCTTACAACTATAAAAGGCTTGCCGCTTGCATACAACAAGGACATGCAGGAGGACAAGGAGCAATTCTTTGATTCGCTTGACACTGTGACAGCATGCATAAGAGTTATGAGCGGTATGCTCTCGACTCTCAAGGTCAACAGTGAAAACATGAAAAAAGCTGTAAAGTACGGATTCCTCAACGCAACCGAGGTTGCAGACTACCTTGTAAACAAAGGAGTGGCCTTCAGGGATGCGCACGGCATAGTGGGCGAAATAGTAATATACTGCGAGGACAAGGGATGTGCAATAGAGGAACTCTCTCTTGACGAGTTCAAAAGATTCAATCCGGTGTTCGAAAACGACATATTCGAATTCATAGACTACGACAACATATTGAAAAAAGGCATAAAAAAATATCTCTAG